One Acidobacteriota bacterium DNA window includes the following coding sequences:
- a CDS encoding DUF309 domain-containing protein — translation MAILRFDSNSRRGEAIELHADKMVFGRHLSCHCVLNHPTVSREHFFIECTADKFFVVDNESGNGTFVNGERITWMELTEGDVIKAGPFSLRFEKSLEEQQTLIANFDASPESLFDEEQRRIYPGEYLEGIRHFNGGRYFEAHEIWEEIWVRSSDEKRLFYQLLIQAAVALHHYDKNNLIGARGLYARVMDKAHRLPKIFMSMELDTFAHDFNAFFQAAFANDDSTTAKVSVPCPLIHLQAIEVASVDF, via the coding sequence ATGGCAATTTTGCGATTCGATTCCAATTCGCGTAGAGGAGAAGCCATCGAACTTCACGCCGACAAAATGGTTTTCGGTCGGCACCTCTCCTGCCATTGTGTGTTGAATCACCCAACTGTTTCGCGAGAACATTTTTTTATTGAATGCACCGCCGATAAATTTTTCGTCGTTGATAACGAGAGCGGCAATGGAACTTTTGTTAATGGCGAACGCATCACCTGGATGGAATTGACCGAAGGTGATGTCATCAAGGCTGGTCCCTTTTCTCTGCGATTTGAAAAATCGCTCGAAGAGCAGCAAACCTTAATCGCCAATTTTGATGCCAGCCCCGAAAGCCTTTTCGATGAAGAGCAGCGCCGCATTTATCCCGGCGAATACCTCGAAGGCATTCGCCATTTCAATGGCGGACGATATTTTGAAGCCCACGAAATCTGGGAAGAAATCTGGGTGCGGTCATCTGATGAGAAACGTCTGTTTTATCAATTACTCATTCAAGCCGCTGTCGCATTGCATCACTATGATAAAAATAATTTGATTGGCGCGCGCGGATTGTATGCGCGGGTGATGGATAAGGCGCATCGCTTGCCGAAAATTTTTATGTCGATGGAACTTGATACTTTCGCGCACGATTTCAACGCCTTCTTTCAGGCAGCGTTTGCCAATGATGATTCTACAACCGCGAAAGTCTCCGTGCCCTGTCCGTTAATTCACCTGCAAGCCATCGAAGTTGCAAGTGTGGATTTTTAA
- a CDS encoding FAD-binding oxidoreductase, whose translation MIQDHKILARLLESVVGTNNLLENQALHIDSITPPLIVKPAETEQVAECLNICAKQGAAVIPAGAMSWLECGNPLRRGEVILSLQNLSRVIDYSPADLTVTVEAGISLQTLNAIAKTERQWLPFDPPGSVDSTLGAIAACASSGALRFGFGTPRDYVIGLRLAHIDGTESKCGGRVVKNVAGYDLNKLYVGSFGTLAVITELNFKLRPLPEQMATLMIAAKNPARLADIAKAILNSTHLQPASIYLISRISSIANEDALLVRFGDSETVVKNQIEETTNLLDEDFYLNLLNEDEAERLWSEVANLDTKTYCAVRISVPLASATSVYEKLLKMSEVKIATADVGVGIIRLGFEGSNQQSIDLIKQMRVEAACLGGTLFVERAPEAVRQAADAWNDVGTLAPLMKGMKRNFDPESLLNPGKFVAGI comes from the coding sequence ATGATACAAGACCACAAAATCCTCGCCCGTTTGCTTGAATCCGTAGTGGGCACGAACAATCTGCTTGAAAATCAAGCCCTGCACATTGATTCAATCACCCCACCACTCATCGTGAAACCTGCCGAAACCGAACAGGTCGCTGAATGTTTAAACATCTGTGCAAAACAGGGCGCGGCGGTTATCCCCGCGGGCGCGATGAGTTGGCTCGAATGCGGTAATCCCTTGCGGCGCGGCGAAGTGATTTTGAGTTTGCAAAACCTGAGCCGCGTGATTGATTACAGCCCGGCGGATTTGACGGTTACGGTTGAAGCGGGAATCTCTTTGCAAACTCTCAATGCCATCGCGAAAACCGAAAGACAATGGTTGCCGTTTGACCCGCCCGGTTCAGTTGATTCGACGCTGGGCGCGATTGCCGCCTGCGCATCAAGCGGCGCATTGCGATTCGGATTTGGCACGCCTCGCGATTATGTCATTGGGTTGAGGCTCGCGCACATTGACGGAACCGAAAGCAAATGCGGCGGGCGCGTCGTCAAAAATGTTGCCGGTTATGATTTGAATAAACTCTATGTCGGCAGTTTCGGAACCCTTGCGGTGATTACCGAACTCAATTTCAAATTGCGCCCGTTACCCGAACAAATGGCAACCCTGATGATTGCCGCAAAAAATCCTGCGCGACTCGCGGATATTGCCAAAGCCATCTTGAATTCGACTCATCTGCAACCGGCGTCGATCTATTTAATCAGTCGCATTTCTTCGATTGCCAATGAAGACGCTTTACTGGTGCGCTTTGGCGATAGTGAAACGGTGGTTAAAAATCAAATCGAAGAGACGACGAATTTATTGGATGAGGATTTTTATCTCAATCTTTTGAACGAAGATGAAGCCGAGCGGCTGTGGTCGGAAGTCGCAAACCTTGATACAAAAACCTACTGCGCCGTGCGCATCAGTGTGCCGCTTGCCAGCGCCACAAGCGTTTATGAAAAATTGCTCAAAATGTCCGAGGTGAAAATTGCAACGGCGGATGTCGGGGTAGGCATCATCCGTTTAGGCTTTGAAGGCAGCAATCAACAATCTATTGATTTGATTAAGCAGATGCGCGTTGAAGCGGCTTGCCTTGGCGGAACCTTGTTTGTCGAACGCGCGCCGGAAGCCGTGCGTCAGGCAGCCGACGCCTGGAATGATGTCGGAACGCTTGCGCCTTTAATGAAAGGCATGAAACGCAATTTCGACCCGGAATCGCTGCTGAATCCTGGAAAATTTGTCGCGGGTATTTAA
- a CDS encoding heterodisulfide reductase-related iron-sulfur binding cluster, whose amino-acid sequence MNTAKKTHLHSLLESNNDKLLTCVHCGLCLPSCPTYRVLGNENDSPRGRVYLMRARVEDKLPLGETFAKHIDLCLGCRACETACPSGVPYGHLLEAARAEIVEAHQESDAKTAPVARFVLRQIFMRPQLLKLAMKLTRWFRDSGLAELALQANLASGQLQFALAVLLASRSPFAKRQAKSTRDDLTKDSINKSLPENSPTSTATRVGVLRGCVMEGLFTETNRATERVLQRNRCAIVEADGQMCCGALHAHAGYMDEAKQLARKNIEVFLQSGCEAIVVNSAGCGAAMKEYKDWFEHDMEFAERAREFSAKVKDVSEFLIEQGVDIPDASLNLRVTYDAPCHLMHAQKIVSPPVDLLKMIPGLRFRTLSGAENCCGGAGIYNLQHPELSSEILSTKLDNIKATGAEIVATANPGCIMQIGAGARMTHLNVAVAHPIELLDAAYEAEKV is encoded by the coding sequence ATGAATACTGCCAAGAAAACTCATCTGCATTCCTTACTCGAATCCAACAACGACAAGTTGCTCACCTGTGTGCATTGTGGTTTATGTTTGCCGTCGTGTCCGACTTATCGCGTGCTCGGAAATGAAAACGATTCGCCGCGCGGGCGCGTCTATTTAATGCGCGCGCGGGTTGAAGACAAACTGCCGCTTGGTGAAACCTTTGCCAAACACATAGACCTTTGCCTGGGTTGTCGGGCTTGCGAAACCGCCTGTCCATCGGGTGTGCCGTATGGACATTTGCTTGAAGCGGCGCGCGCGGAAATTGTTGAAGCCCATCAGGAGAGCGACGCGAAAACGGCTCCTGTGGCGCGTTTCGTGTTGCGGCAGATTTTTATGCGCCCGCAATTGCTCAAACTGGCAATGAAACTGACGCGCTGGTTCCGAGACAGCGGACTCGCAGAACTGGCGTTGCAAGCAAATTTAGCCAGCGGGCAATTGCAATTCGCGCTTGCGGTGCTGCTGGCGAGCCGTTCGCCGTTTGCGAAGCGACAGGCAAAAAGTACCCGTGATGATTTAACCAAAGATTCGATTAATAAATCGTTGCCTGAAAATTCGCCAACCAGTACAGCAACCCGCGTTGGGGTGCTTCGCGGGTGTGTCATGGAAGGGTTGTTTACTGAAACCAACCGCGCAACGGAGCGTGTGTTGCAACGTAACCGGTGCGCGATTGTTGAAGCCGACGGGCAAATGTGTTGCGGCGCGTTGCACGCTCACGCAGGTTATATGGACGAAGCGAAACAACTGGCGCGCAAGAATATCGAAGTTTTTTTACAAAGTGGTTGCGAGGCAATCGTCGTCAATTCCGCAGGTTGTGGCGCGGCGATGAAAGAGTACAAAGATTGGTTTGAACACGATATGGAGTTTGCCGAACGCGCTCGCGAATTTTCCGCCAAGGTTAAAGATGTCTCTGAGTTTTTAATCGAACAAGGCGTTGACATACCGGATGCCAGTTTAAATTTACGTGTGACCTATGATGCCCCTTGTCATTTAATGCACGCGCAAAAAATCGTCAGTCCGCCGGTTGACTTATTAAAGATGATTCCGGGTTTACGATTTCGGACGTTGTCGGGCGCGGAAAATTGTTGCGGCGGCGCAGGCATTTATAATTTGCAACACCCCGAGTTGAGCAGCGAAATTCTTTCAACCAAACTCGACAACATCAAAGCAACCGGCGCAGAAATCGTCGCTACAGCCAATCCCGGTTGTATCATGCAAATCGGCGCAGGCGCGCGAATGACCCATCTGAACGTCGCTGTGGCGCATCCGATTGAACTGCTCGACGCGGCATACGAGGCTGAGAAGGTTTGA
- a CDS encoding PilT/PilU family type 4a pilus ATPase, with protein sequence MSTINFSQVVQQMLSISDKISDLIFSPGRPPQVELIGKLTPVNIPGMEMLTPAHTAGIAKALIGNNKTAAQSLEEQGSADISFSLPGLSRFRVNIFMQRGTHAIVMRVVPNNVPTFEDLTIPVVLKEVADLKNGIVLVTGPTGSGKSSTLAAIIDLINETKYYHVVTIEDPIEFMHRHKKCTIHQRELHTDTPNFAFALRAALRQAPKVILVGEIRDLETCEVALEASETGHLVLSTLHTTDAVKTVERLIGLFPKNQEHVIRMRLSAAFKFIVSQRLIPRADRKGRVAAIEILKSTARTREYIEKGEREGKSLYDAMKDGNLEGMQVFDTEIERMIRDGIIALEDGLMYATNRQNLMLQLSDVGTGSGSGMLSMPSGMLNMIS encoded by the coding sequence ATGTCAACTATCAATTTTTCCCAAGTTGTACAGCAAATGCTGTCAATCTCGGATAAAATTTCTGACTTGATTTTCTCTCCCGGTCGACCGCCTCAGGTCGAACTCATCGGAAAACTAACGCCCGTCAATATTCCCGGAATGGAAATGCTCACGCCTGCCCACACCGCAGGCATTGCCAAAGCCTTAATCGGCAATAACAAAACCGCTGCCCAGTCGCTCGAAGAACAAGGCTCGGCGGACATCTCTTTCAGCTTGCCCGGTCTGTCACGCTTTCGCGTCAATATTTTTATGCAACGCGGCACTCACGCGATTGTCATGCGCGTGGTTCCCAACAATGTCCCGACCTTTGAAGATTTGACTATCCCGGTGGTCTTAAAAGAAGTCGCCGATTTGAAAAACGGCATTGTGCTGGTCACCGGTCCCACAGGTTCCGGTAAATCTTCGACGCTTGCCGCAATCATCGACTTGATTAATGAAACCAAGTATTACCACGTCGTCACCATCGAAGACCCGATTGAATTCATGCATCGCCATAAAAAATGCACGATTCATCAACGTGAGTTGCACACCGATACGCCGAACTTTGCCTTTGCGTTGAGAGCGGCACTCAGACAAGCGCCAAAGGTCATTCTCGTTGGTGAGATTCGCGACCTCGAAACTTGCGAAGTCGCTTTGGAAGCTTCGGAAACCGGACACCTGGTGCTTTCGACATTGCACACCACAGACGCCGTGAAGACCGTCGAACGATTGATTGGCTTGTTTCCGAAAAATCAGGAACACGTCATTCGTATGCGGTTGTCGGCGGCATTTAAATTTATCGTTTCGCAACGCCTGATTCCGCGCGCTGACCGCAAAGGTCGCGTGGCGGCAATCGAAATTTTGAAATCGACGGCGCGCACCCGCGAGTATATTGAAAAAGGTGAACGCGAAGGCAAATCGCTTTATGATGCGATGAAAGATGGCAACCTCGAGGGCATGCAGGTATTCGATACGGAAATCGAACGCATGATTCGCGATGGCATTATCGCGTTGGAAGACGGGTTGATGTACGCCACCAACCGGCAGAATTTAATGTTGCAACTTTCCGATGTCGGAACCGGTTCGGGTTCAGGAATGCTCAGTATGCCATCAGGTATGCTCAATATGATTAGCTGA
- a CDS encoding NAD-dependent deacylase, with protein MLLTEVTNELQTMFDNAQSVAILTGAGISAESGVPTFRGGGDTAIWSWRGRPVSELSSAEMMASDPKLVWEWFDYRRGMLKDLQPNPGHHALAMWERRFADFTLITQNIDDLHRAAGSLNVLELHGNICRARCLRCRSTFEVRESPLEQNPPLCFVCGNAARPDVVLFGEMLPEGVFDRAEEAAARSDLFFVIGTSAVVYPAASLPIVAKQSGAKVIEVNPEQTDISFMADVTILGKAGEILSQFLKERG; from the coding sequence ATGTTACTGACCGAAGTCACAAATGAATTGCAGACTATGTTCGACAATGCGCAAAGCGTTGCCATACTGACGGGCGCAGGCATTTCTGCCGAAAGCGGTGTGCCGACTTTTCGCGGCGGCGGCGATACAGCGATTTGGAGTTGGCGAGGCCGTCCGGTCAGCGAACTTTCATCGGCTGAAATGATGGCATCAGACCCAAAACTGGTCTGGGAATGGTTCGATTACCGGCGCGGAATGTTGAAAGACTTACAGCCCAACCCCGGTCATCACGCGCTCGCGATGTGGGAAAGACGGTTTGCGGATTTCACTTTGATTACGCAAAACATTGATGATTTGCATCGCGCTGCCGGCAGTCTCAATGTTCTGGAATTGCACGGCAACATCTGCCGCGCACGCTGTCTCAGGTGTCGCAGTACCTTTGAGGTGCGCGAGTCGCCGCTTGAACAAAACCCGCCGCTCTGTTTCGTATGCGGCAATGCGGCGCGACCCGATGTGGTGTTGTTCGGCGAAATGTTACCCGAAGGGGTTTTTGACCGCGCCGAAGAAGCCGCCGCGCGTTCTGATTTATTTTTCGTTATCGGCACATCGGCGGTGGTGTATCCTGCGGCATCGCTTCCGATTGTTGCCAAACAAAGCGGCGCGAAAGTGATTGAAGTCAATCCCGAACAAACAGATATTTCGTTTATGGCAGATGTGACGATACTCGGAAAAGCGGGCGAAATTTTGTCGCAGTTTTTGAAGGAGCGCGGCTGA
- the larC gene encoding nickel pincer cofactor biosynthesis protein LarC, whose translation MRILYFDGFAGISGDMVVGALIDAGVAFATLQVELAKLGLTGYDLNVSKVKRAGFAATKFEVTVDDAKQPARALVEIREMIAQSDLSESVKNTSIRIFEKLGEAEARVHGATLDHVHFHEVGAVDSIIDIVGAAIGFAMLGVEKIICSSLRVGFGSIIAAHGVMPVPAPGTAELLRDIPIFAGDREGEFVTPTGAAIIATLCESFGAMPEMRIEKIGYGAGSRDPHGFPNALRIMLGEIKTAEVDAPKIMVIETNIDDMNPQACGFVMEKALQLGALDVFFTPVQMKKDRPAVLLTVLCEVDKFEALTNLILTETTTLGIRYGEMKRRTLERFFETVETEYGVVKIKVAHQNKRLFNFQPEYDDCAKLANEKNVPLIAVQQAAIAAYREKKRN comes from the coding sequence ATGCGGATTTTATATTTCGACGGTTTTGCAGGCATCAGCGGCGATATGGTGGTCGGCGCACTGATTGATGCAGGCGTGGCGTTTGCAACCTTGCAGGTGGAACTCGCAAAACTTGGTCTCACGGGTTACGACCTGAACGTCAGTAAAGTCAAACGCGCAGGCTTTGCGGCAACGAAATTCGAGGTCACGGTTGATGATGCAAAACAACCGGCGCGCGCGTTGGTTGAAATTCGTGAGATGATTGCCCAATCCGATTTAAGCGAGAGTGTAAAAAATACCTCGATTCGGATATTTGAAAAATTGGGTGAAGCCGAAGCCCGCGTTCACGGTGCAACCCTTGACCATGTGCATTTTCACGAAGTCGGGGCAGTCGATTCGATTATTGACATCGTCGGCGCGGCAATCGGATTTGCGATGCTCGGCGTTGAAAAAATTATCTGCTCATCTTTGCGTGTTGGCTTTGGTTCCATCATTGCGGCGCATGGCGTGATGCCTGTGCCCGCACCGGGAACCGCAGAGTTGTTGCGCGACATTCCAATTTTTGCGGGCGACCGCGAAGGCGAATTCGTCACTCCGACCGGCGCGGCAATCATTGCGACGCTTTGCGAAAGTTTCGGCGCAATGCCTGAGATGCGGATTGAAAAAATCGGTTACGGCGCAGGAAGTCGCGACCCGCATGGCTTTCCGAACGCCTTACGCATCATGCTCGGCGAAATAAAAACTGCCGAAGTTGATGCGCCGAAGATTATGGTCATTGAAACCAATATTGACGATATGAATCCGCAAGCCTGTGGGTTCGTGATGGAAAAGGCTTTGCAACTTGGCGCGCTCGATGTTTTTTTCACGCCGGTGCAGATGAAAAAAGATAGACCCGCAGTGCTGCTCACGGTGCTTTGTGAAGTTGATAAATTCGAGGCGCTGACGAATTTGATTTTGACCGAGACGACGACGCTGGGCATTCGCTACGGTGAAATGAAAAGGCGAACTCTTGAACGGTTTTTTGAAACCGTTGAAACCGAGTACGGGGTTGTGAAAATTAAAGTCGCGCATCAGAACAAGCGGTTGTTTAACTTTCAACCCGAATATGACGATTGCGCGAAACTGGCGAATGAAAAAAATGTGCCGCTGATTGCGGTGCAACAGGCGGCGATAGCGGCTTATCGGGAAAAGAAGAGAAATTGA
- the folE gene encoding GTP cyclohydrolase I FolE: MVNSKRNNKKKIEREINLAKIEQGVRLILEGIGEDPNRPGLERTPHRVAKMFEEICAGLHQDASKFIHFIPDETHDEIVIVKDIPIHSLCEHHLLPFKGVAHIAYIPKDGRIVGLSKLARVADLLAKKPQLQERLTTEIADLLYKELQARGVMVVIEAEHMCMEMRGAKKPGAKTVTSALRGGFLKNPSTRAEAMTLLK, from the coding sequence ATGGTGAATTCAAAACGGAACAATAAAAAAAAGATTGAACGCGAAATCAACCTTGCGAAAATCGAACAAGGGGTACGACTGATTTTGGAAGGCATCGGCGAAGACCCGAATCGTCCGGGATTGGAGCGCACGCCGCATCGCGTCGCCAAAATGTTTGAAGAGATTTGCGCGGGATTGCATCAGGATGCCAGTAAATTCATCCACTTCATTCCCGATGAAACCCACGATGAGATTGTGATTGTCAAAGACATTCCCATTCATTCATTGTGCGAACACCATTTGCTGCCATTCAAAGGCGTCGCGCACATCGCTTACATTCCGAAAGACGGGCGCATCGTCGGTTTATCGAAACTGGCGCGGGTCGCGGATTTGCTCGCAAAAAAACCGCAATTGCAGGAACGCCTGACAACCGAGATTGCCGACCTGCTGTATAAAGAATTACAGGCGCGGGGGGTGATGGTGGTCATCGAAGCCGAGCATATGTGCATGGAAATGCGCGGCGCAAAAAAACCTGGCGCGAAAACCGTCACCAGCGCCCTGCGCGGCGGCTTTTTGAAAAACCCGTCAACCCGCGCCGAAGCGATGACATTATTGAAGTGA
- the metG gene encoding methionine--tRNA ligase: MNKTFYVTTPIYYTNAEPHIGHAYTTMVADALTKYQRQRGVEAFFLTGTDEHGINIERKADERGIPVKQHVDEIVDKFKAAFARLEINYNRWIRTTDPAHEAAVQKLWMILKERGHIYKGSYEGWFCANCNEFKEVETGDENPTCPTHLKPLERVAEESYFFRLSQFQKPLLELYEKHPEFVQPEARRNEVISFVASGLKDLSVSRVSVKWGIPVPDDEAHTMYVWLDALSNYITALGWGNDTYDGFDKYWTNEVNGVKQPNALHLVGKDILRFHAVYWPAFLLGAGIALPRTVFVHGMLLREGQKMGKSLGNAIKLETLHQHFTNDMIRYFLLREVPFGQDSEVSYGALIDRVNADLANGLGNLANRTLTMVKNYFAGKPPRVFDAGSQAIQEAIESAEAKFDEEYSVLNFSRALEAAWGGIAAVDKYITDNQPWKLAKDDSQRAKLEVVISTAYEALRHLVLLVAPVLPNATREIWKQAGLAGDPLEIDPRGIQFSNEPLAVQKIETISGAFPKLNKEKIMAEIENEAGSTQQAAGSSENVTTNEGVAKSEVVNEKATAPSAETQPSQPPTDAAKVAPVAGSEKISIEDFIKVELRAATVLEAERVPKADKLLRLQIDVGEAAPRQILAGIAEYYQPEEVVGRKIIIVANLAPRKMRGFESNGMLLAASVGEDGRPVLATFGEDVPNGTRLK, from the coding sequence ATGAACAAAACTTTTTACGTTACCACACCGATTTATTACACCAATGCCGAGCCGCACATCGGGCACGCTTACACGACGATGGTTGCCGATGCGCTGACCAAGTATCAGCGACAACGCGGCGTTGAGGCGTTCTTTTTAACCGGCACAGATGAACATGGCATCAACATCGAACGCAAAGCCGACGAGCGCGGTATACCGGTTAAACAACACGTTGATGAAATCGTCGATAAATTCAAAGCCGCTTTTGCGCGGCTTGAAATCAATTACAATCGTTGGATTCGCACCACAGACCCGGCGCACGAAGCCGCCGTGCAAAAGCTCTGGATGATTTTGAAGGAGCGCGGACATATCTATAAAGGCAGTTATGAAGGCTGGTTTTGCGCTAACTGCAATGAGTTTAAAGAGGTCGAAACGGGCGATGAAAATCCAACTTGCCCAACGCATTTGAAACCCTTGGAGCGGGTTGCTGAAGAGAGTTATTTCTTTCGGCTTTCGCAGTTTCAAAAACCTTTGCTTGAACTTTATGAAAAGCATCCTGAGTTTGTGCAGCCCGAAGCGCGGCGCAACGAGGTTATTTCATTCGTTGCCAGCGGACTCAAAGATTTATCCGTCAGCCGTGTGTCTGTGAAATGGGGCATCCCGGTGCCGGATGATGAAGCCCATACGATGTACGTTTGGCTTGATGCCTTGTCGAATTACATCACGGCGCTCGGCTGGGGCAACGATACTTACGATGGCTTCGATAAATACTGGACGAATGAAGTGAACGGTGTAAAACAACCTAATGCCTTGCATTTGGTTGGCAAAGACATTCTACGGTTTCATGCGGTCTACTGGCCTGCATTTTTGTTGGGCGCAGGAATCGCATTGCCACGCACGGTCTTTGTTCACGGTATGCTGCTCAGAGAAGGGCAGAAGATGGGCAAAAGCCTCGGCAATGCGATAAAGCTGGAAACCCTGCATCAACATTTCACCAACGATATGATTCGTTATTTCCTGTTGCGCGAAGTGCCGTTCGGACAGGACAGCGAAGTCAGTTACGGCGCGTTGATTGATCGCGTCAATGCTGACCTGGCAAACGGGCTTGGCAATTTGGCAAATCGCACACTGACGATGGTGAAAAACTATTTCGCAGGCAAGCCGCCAAGAGTTTTTGATGCCGGTTCGCAAGCCATCCAAGAAGCGATTGAATCTGCCGAAGCGAAGTTTGATGAAGAATATTCGGTGCTCAACTTTTCACGCGCTCTGGAAGCCGCCTGGGGTGGCATTGCTGCGGTTGATAAATACATCACCGATAATCAGCCTTGGAAACTGGCGAAAGATGACAGCCAGCGCGCTAAACTTGAAGTGGTAATCTCTACTGCGTATGAAGCGTTACGCCATCTGGTATTACTGGTCGCGCCGGTTTTGCCAAATGCGACAAGAGAAATCTGGAAGCAAGCCGGGCTTGCAGGCGACCCTTTAGAAATTGACCCGCGCGGCATTCAGTTCAGTAACGAACCTTTAGCGGTGCAAAAAATTGAAACCATCAGCGGGGCATTCCCGAAATTGAATAAGGAAAAAATTATGGCAGAAATTGAAAATGAAGCAGGCAGTACGCAGCAGGCAGCAGGCAGTTCGGAAAACGTGACGACCAATGAAGGCGTTGCAAAAAGTGAAGTGGTAAATGAAAAAGCTACAGCGCCATCGGCAGAGACTCAGCCATCTCAACCACCAACCGATGCCGCGAAAGTGGCTCCTGTAGCCGGTTCTGAGAAAATCAGCATTGAGGATTTCATTAAAGTCGAACTGCGCGCCGCGACCGTTCTGGAAGCTGAGCGGGTGCCGAAAGCCGATAAACTTTTGCGCTTGCAGATTGATGTCGGCGAAGCCGCGCCGCGCCAGATTCTCGCTGGCATTGCTGAGTATTACCAACCCGAAGAAGTCGTCGGTCGCAAAATCATCATTGTGGCAAATCTTGCGCCGCGCAAGATGCGTGGTTTTGAATCAAACGGCATGCTGCTTGCCGCGTCCGTAGGCGAAGACGGTCGCCCGGTGCTTGCGACCTTCGGCGAAGATGTGCCCAATGGCACAAGATTGAAGTAA
- a CDS encoding hemerythrin domain-containing protein translates to MPISIGNKPENDFTNPLGMLSDCHRRIEKFLRLLNTVTEQAQGAALNDEQREALQKALDYFQRSAPNHTLDEEESVFPRMLASESAAVTDALAKLEPLHEEHLIAEKLHAEVETLGQAWLDEGRLEPERLHRLSQLLKDLQTIYQRHITVEDTEIFPLAGNLLNARELALIGSEMAARRGIDIQKWQKLL, encoded by the coding sequence ATGCCAATTTCTATCGGCAACAAACCGGAAAATGATTTTACTAATCCTTTGGGGATGCTCAGTGATTGCCATCGGCGCATCGAAAAATTTTTGCGCCTGCTCAATACCGTCACGGAACAAGCCCAAGGCGCTGCCTTGAATGATGAACAGCGCGAAGCTTTGCAAAAGGCGCTCGATTATTTTCAACGTTCCGCGCCGAATCATACGCTCGATGAAGAGGAGTCGGTATTTCCGCGAATGCTGGCTTCGGAATCGGCAGCGGTTACCGATGCTTTGGCAAAACTTGAACCCTTGCATGAGGAACATCTTATTGCGGAAAAACTTCATGCTGAGGTTGAAACGCTTGGTCAGGCGTGGCTTGATGAAGGGCGGCTTGAGCCTGAACGCTTGCACCGCTTGAGCCAATTGCTCAAAGATTTGCAAACCATTTATCAAAGACATATCACCGTCGAAGATACAGAAATATTTCCGCTTGCCGGCAACTTGCTGAATGCCCGGGAACTCGCTTTAATTGGCAGTGAGATGGCGGCGCGGCGCGGCATCGATATACAAAAATGGCAAAAGCTTTTATAA
- the nrfH gene encoding cytochrome c nitrite reductase small subunit — protein MNKRTIQSIVLGVMVGLAVGLGSYTFIYAKGYSYLLNDPASCANCHIMQEQYDGWEKSSHRSVATCNDCHTPPGFFAKYYSKASNGFWHSFGFTTGRFHEPIQIKPHNRDITEKACRKCHQEIVDAIENPHAMSEQNETSCLRCHRNVGHLH, from the coding sequence ATGAATAAACGCACCATTCAAAGCATTGTGCTTGGCGTTATGGTTGGACTGGCTGTGGGTTTAGGGTCATACACCTTCATTTACGCCAAAGGTTATTCGTACCTGCTCAATGACCCCGCGTCCTGCGCAAATTGCCACATCATGCAGGAGCAATACGACGGTTGGGAAAAATCCAGTCACCGGTCGGTTGCCACCTGTAATGATTGTCACACGCCGCCCGGTTTTTTTGCGAAATATTATTCCAAAGCCTCGAATGGTTTCTGGCATTCATTTGGCTTTACCACCGGTCGTTTTCACGAGCCGATTCAAATCAAACCGCATAATCGGGACATAACCGAAAAAGCCTGTCGCAAATGTCATCAAGAGATTGTCGATGCCATCGAGAACCCGCATGCGATGAGTGAGCAGAATGAGACATCCTGCCTGCGTTGCCATCGCAACGTCGGACATCTTCATTGA